Proteins found in one Bordetella genomosp. 11 genomic segment:
- the tkt gene encoding transketolase — translation MSNPTARQPSLADAVRALAMDAVQQANSGHPGAPMGMAEIAQALWTRHLRHNPADPAWPGRDRFVLSNGHGSMLLYSLLHLTGYDLPIEELKQFRQLHSRTPGHPEVGITPGVETTTGPLGQGLGNAVGMALAEALLAAEFNRPGHAVVDHHTYAFVGDGCLMEGISHEVCSLAGTLRLSKLIVLYDDNGISIDGKVEAWFGDDTAKRFEAYGWNVIRGVDGHDVDAVDGALRQARANAASHGGPTLIACRTVIGKGAPNVAGTDKVHGAPLGKDEIAATRAALNWQSEPFVIPADIYEGWDARRAGSVAQNEWQGRFDAYARQFPTEAAEFTRRMRGELPADFADKARAFIAATVEKAETVATRKASQYAIGALAQALPELLGGSADLTGSNYTDWKGVAPVRAGDKAIQFGRHINYGVREFGMAAIMNGIALHGGYLPFGGTFLTFSDYSRNGLRMAALMKQRVVHVFTHDSIGLGEDGPTHQSIEHANSLRLIPNLSVWRPCDTAETAVAWIEAVKRPASIGMAVHDGGPTALLLSRQNLPFVPRDEQTLAAIARGGYVLRDAPDARAVIIATGSEVALALAAQELLAKDGVAVRVVSMPSTDVFDRQDVQWRAGVLPKGLPRVAVEAGTTGLWHKYVGLEGAVVGIDRYGESAPAGALFPFFGLTAEKVAEAVKQVL, via the coding sequence ATGAGCAATCCGACCGCCCGACAACCTTCTTTGGCGGATGCTGTCCGCGCTTTGGCGATGGACGCCGTACAGCAGGCGAATTCCGGGCATCCGGGTGCTCCCATGGGGATGGCGGAGATCGCCCAGGCCCTGTGGACCCGCCATTTGCGCCACAATCCCGCCGACCCGGCCTGGCCCGGACGCGACCGTTTCGTGCTGTCCAACGGGCACGGCTCGATGCTGTTGTATTCCTTGTTGCACCTGACCGGCTACGACCTGCCGATCGAAGAGCTCAAGCAATTCCGCCAATTGCACTCGCGCACGCCTGGCCACCCGGAAGTCGGGATCACCCCCGGCGTCGAAACCACCACCGGGCCGCTGGGCCAGGGGCTGGGCAACGCGGTGGGCATGGCGCTGGCCGAAGCCCTGCTCGCGGCCGAATTCAACCGCCCCGGCCATGCCGTGGTCGATCATCACACCTACGCCTTCGTGGGCGATGGCTGCCTGATGGAAGGCATCTCGCACGAGGTCTGCTCGCTGGCGGGCACGCTGCGCCTGTCCAAGCTGATCGTGCTGTACGACGACAACGGCATTTCCATCGATGGCAAGGTCGAAGCCTGGTTCGGCGACGACACCGCCAAGCGTTTCGAAGCCTACGGCTGGAATGTGATCCGCGGCGTCGACGGCCATGATGTCGACGCGGTCGATGGCGCCTTGCGCCAGGCCCGCGCCAATGCCGCCAGCCATGGCGGCCCCACGCTGATCGCCTGCCGCACCGTCATCGGCAAGGGCGCGCCCAATGTGGCGGGTACGGACAAAGTCCACGGCGCGCCGCTGGGCAAGGACGAGATCGCCGCCACCCGCGCCGCCCTGAACTGGCAATCCGAGCCCTTCGTCATCCCGGCGGACATCTACGAAGGCTGGGACGCGCGCCGTGCCGGTTCCGTCGCGCAGAACGAATGGCAGGGCCGTTTCGACGCCTATGCGCGGCAGTTCCCCACCGAGGCGGCCGAGTTCACCCGCCGCATGCGCGGCGAGCTGCCGGCCGATTTCGCCGACAAGGCGCGCGCGTTCATCGCCGCCACCGTCGAGAAAGCGGAAACCGTCGCCACGCGCAAGGCGTCGCAGTATGCGATCGGCGCGCTGGCGCAGGCGCTGCCGGAACTGCTGGGCGGCTCGGCCGACCTGACCGGCTCCAACTACACCGACTGGAAGGGCGTGGCGCCGGTTCGCGCCGGCGACAAGGCCATCCAGTTCGGCCGCCACATCAACTATGGCGTGCGCGAATTCGGCATGGCCGCCATCATGAACGGCATCGCCCTGCATGGCGGCTACCTGCCTTTCGGCGGCACTTTCCTGACATTCTCGGATTACTCGCGCAACGGCCTGCGCATGGCCGCGCTGATGAAGCAGCGTGTCGTCCATGTCTTTACCCACGATTCCATCGGCCTGGGCGAAGACGGCCCCACGCACCAGTCCATCGAGCATGCCAACAGCCTGCGCCTGATCCCCAACCTGTCAGTGTGGCGTCCGTGCGATACGGCCGAAACGGCCGTCGCGTGGATAGAGGCCGTCAAGCGTCCGGCAAGCATCGGCATGGCGGTGCATGACGGCGGCCCGACCGCGCTGCTGCTGTCGCGCCAGAACCTGCCTTTCGTCCCCCGCGACGAGCAGACCCTGGCCGCGATCGCGCGCGGCGGATACGTGTTGCGCGATGCCCCGGATGCGCGCGCGGTGATCATCGCGACCGGTTCCGAAGTCGCGCTGGCGCTGGCAGCACAGGAATTGCTGGCCAAGGATGGCGTGGCCGTGCGCGTGGTATCGATGCCCAGCACGGACGTGTTCGACAGGCAGGACGTCCAATGGCGTGCCGGCGTGCTGCCCAAGGGCTTGCCGCGCGTCGCCGTCGAAGCCGGCACCACCGGCCTGTGGCACAAATATGTAGGGCTGGAGGGCGCCGTGGTCGGTATCGATCGCTACGGCGAGTCGGCGCCGGCCGGCGCCCTGTTCCCCTTCTTCGGCCTGACCGCCGAAAAGGTCGCCGAGGCCGTCAAACAGGTTTTGTAA
- the gap gene encoding type I glyceraldehyde-3-phosphate dehydrogenase produces the protein MTIRVAINGYGRIGRNVLRAHYEGGKKHAIEIVAINDLGDPKTNAHLTRYDTVHGRFPGTVEVDGDYMVVNGDKIRVLANRNPAELPWGELKVDVVLECTGFFTSKEKASAHLKGGAKKVVISAPGGKDVDATVVYGVNHQTLKAEHTVISNASCTTNCLAPLVKPLHDELGVVSGLMTTIHSYTNDQVLTDVYHEDLRRARSATMSMIPTKTGAAAAVGLVLPELNGKLDGYAIRVPTINVSIVDLSFIAKRETSVEEVNGILKAASQGALKGILDYNTEPLVSVDYNHNSASSTFDATLTKVSGTLVKVSSWYDNEWGFSNRMLDTTVALMNAK, from the coding sequence ATGACAATACGTGTTGCCATCAACGGCTACGGCCGCATCGGACGCAACGTGCTGCGCGCGCATTATGAAGGCGGCAAGAAGCACGCGATCGAGATCGTCGCCATCAACGACCTGGGCGATCCCAAGACCAACGCGCACCTGACGCGCTACGACACCGTCCATGGCCGCTTCCCCGGCACGGTCGAAGTGGATGGCGACTACATGGTCGTCAATGGCGACAAGATCCGCGTGCTGGCCAATCGCAACCCGGCCGAACTGCCCTGGGGCGAGCTGAAGGTGGACGTGGTGCTGGAATGCACCGGCTTTTTCACCAGCAAGGAAAAAGCCAGCGCTCACCTGAAGGGCGGCGCCAAGAAGGTGGTGATCTCCGCGCCGGGCGGCAAGGACGTGGACGCGACCGTGGTCTACGGCGTGAATCACCAGACGCTGAAGGCCGAGCACACCGTCATCTCCAACGCCTCCTGCACGACCAACTGCCTGGCGCCGCTGGTCAAGCCGCTGCACGACGAACTCGGCGTGGTATCGGGCCTGATGACCACCATCCACTCGTACACGAACGACCAGGTGTTGACCGACGTGTATCACGAGGATCTGCGCCGTGCCCGTTCGGCCACCATGAGCATGATCCCCACCAAGACCGGCGCGGCCGCGGCGGTGGGCCTGGTGCTGCCCGAGCTGAACGGCAAGCTGGACGGCTACGCCATCCGCGTGCCGACCATCAACGTTTCCATCGTCGATCTGTCCTTCATCGCGAAGCGCGAAACCTCGGTCGAGGAAGTGAACGGCATCCTGAAGGCGGCCTCGCAGGGCGCGCTCAAGGGTATCCTGGACTACAACACCGAGCCGCTGGTCTCCGTCGACTACAACCATAACTCGGCATCCAGCACCTTCGACGCCACGCTGACCAAGGTATCCGGTACGCTGGTGAAGGTGTCGTCCTGGTATGACAACGAGTGGGGCTTCAGCAACCGCATGCTGGACACCACCGTCGCGCTGATGAACGCCAAGTAA
- a CDS encoding phosphoglycerate kinase, whose translation MSKVNTLSALAKSGALQGKRVFIRADLNVPFDDAGNISEDTRIRASVPGIRMALDAGAAVMVTSHLGRPKEGQLTDADSLAPVGRRLSELLGIQVPLLRDWVDGVQVAPGQVVLLENCRVNPGEKKNDEGLSRKMAALCDVYVNDAFGTAHRAEATTHGIARFAPVACAGPLLEAELDALGRALHEPKRPLVAIVGGSKVSTKLSILQSLANKVDQLVVGGGIANTFMLAAGKSIGKSLAEPDQKGEAVAVMDIMRKRGADVPIPTDVVCAPSFGADAPATVKSADDIGADDMVLDIGPQTAQALADILKKAGTIVWNGPVGVFEFEQFSHGTEVIARAIAESSGFSIAGGGDTLAAIAKFGITDKVGYISTGGGAFLEFLEGKTLPAVEILQQRAG comes from the coding sequence ATGTCCAAGGTAAATACGCTGTCCGCGCTGGCGAAGTCCGGCGCCCTGCAAGGCAAGCGCGTGTTCATCCGCGCCGATCTCAACGTGCCGTTCGACGATGCCGGCAATATCTCGGAAGACACCCGTATCCGCGCGTCGGTCCCCGGCATCCGGATGGCGCTGGATGCCGGCGCGGCGGTGATGGTGACGTCCCACCTGGGCCGTCCGAAAGAAGGCCAGCTGACGGATGCCGACAGTCTGGCGCCGGTGGGTCGCCGCCTGTCGGAGCTGCTGGGCATTCAGGTGCCCCTGCTGCGCGATTGGGTGGACGGCGTGCAGGTGGCGCCGGGGCAGGTGGTGCTGCTGGAGAACTGCCGGGTGAACCCGGGCGAAAAGAAGAACGACGAAGGGCTGTCGCGCAAGATGGCGGCGTTGTGCGATGTCTATGTGAACGATGCTTTCGGTACCGCGCATCGCGCCGAAGCAACCACCCACGGCATTGCGCGCTTTGCGCCGGTGGCATGCGCGGGCCCGCTGCTGGAAGCCGAACTGGATGCGCTGGGCCGCGCGCTGCACGAACCCAAGCGGCCGCTGGTGGCCATTGTGGGCGGGTCGAAGGTGTCCACGAAGCTCAGTATCCTGCAGTCGCTCGCCAACAAGGTCGACCAGTTGGTGGTCGGAGGCGGCATCGCCAATACCTTCATGCTGGCGGCCGGCAAGTCCATCGGTAAATCGCTGGCCGAGCCGGACCAGAAAGGCGAGGCGGTGGCGGTGATGGACATCATGCGCAAGCGTGGCGCGGATGTCCCGATCCCGACGGATGTGGTGTGCGCGCCGTCCTTCGGGGCCGATGCGCCGGCCACGGTGAAGTCGGCCGATGACATCGGGGCGGACGACATGGTGCTGGATATCGGGCCGCAGACGGCGCAGGCGCTGGCGGACATTCTGAAGAAAGCCGGGACCATCGTATGGAACGGCCCGGTGGGGGTGTTCGAGTTCGAGCAGTTCTCGCACGGGACTGAAGTGATTGCCCGGGCGATCGCCGAATCCTCCGGCTTTTCCATCGCTGGCGGTGGCGATACTTTAGCGGCGATCGCCAAGTTCGGCATTACCGACAAGGTGGGGTATATCTCCACCGGGGGCGGGGCGTTCCTGGAGTTCCTCGAAGGGAAGACCTTGCCGGCGGTGGAGATTCTGCAGCAGCGGGCGGGGTGA
- the yfcF gene encoding glutathione transferase encodes MAVPLTLYVDAQFLSPYALSAYAALEVKGLDFEVRQVDLEQGDQRAAPFLHRSPIGKVPVLAHLDFYLSESSAIAEYLEQAFPAPDYAAIYPADTRARAQARQVQAWLRSDLQTLRRERPTEVIFDGMRPAPLSDAGHCDAARLIRVGTALLAHGQPNLFGAWSLADLDLAAMLNRLAIPGDSLPDPLRAYAQHQWNHPAIQRWIAGRA; translated from the coding sequence GTGGCCGTACCGCTGACCCTATACGTCGATGCTCAATTTCTAAGCCCTTATGCCTTGTCGGCATATGCCGCCCTGGAAGTAAAAGGGCTGGACTTCGAGGTCCGGCAAGTCGACCTGGAGCAAGGGGACCAGCGCGCCGCGCCTTTCCTGCACCGTTCGCCTATCGGCAAGGTCCCGGTCCTGGCGCATCTGGATTTCTACCTGAGCGAATCCAGCGCCATCGCCGAATACCTGGAACAGGCCTTTCCCGCGCCGGACTACGCTGCCATCTATCCCGCCGACACGCGCGCACGCGCCCAGGCGCGGCAAGTGCAGGCGTGGCTGCGCAGCGACCTGCAGACGCTGCGCCGCGAACGCCCGACGGAAGTCATTTTCGACGGCATGCGGCCGGCGCCGCTCAGCGACGCCGGGCATTGCGACGCCGCCCGCCTGATCCGGGTCGGCACCGCCCTGCTCGCGCACGGCCAGCCCAACCTGTTCGGCGCCTGGAGCCTGGCCGACCTGGACCTGGCCGCGATGCTGAACCGCCTGGCAATTCCCGGCGACAGCCTGCCCGACCCGCTACGCGCCTACGCGCAACACCAGTGGAACCATCCCGCCATCCAACGATGGATCGCCGGCCGCGCCTAA